One genomic window of Chloroflexota bacterium includes the following:
- a CDS encoding biotin/lipoyl-binding protein: MEIAGQLRRHRLPPVGTLLTLLVSAIIIGGGGVLLYRRISAPPPPVAQQTATVSRGTITATVNATGNVAATQSSRLTFKADGTVKEVNVAVGDQVKAGQVLARLDTTQLDLAVQQSQAQVDSAQAKLDQELAGPRPEDVIIAQAELASAQAKLAGMQQSRPEDIASAQAQLQAAQAKLQVMQAGSRPEDVDSARAAVDAAQAKLDQLVGPPQDADLVAAQTALDSAKANAASARAKLNDLTTSYPAQLAQAQSAVQTAQANLSSAQTKLADLVNPKSEDVAAAQSDVQSAQAALQSALSKQQANNAGGTAVQLLNAQSAYQQAQNNLASAQAKLQQVEAGASQADLTAAQAAVAQAQVALYTATAKRDQDQQIGTVPQAQRQADADAVTAAQATLNSAQAKLTQLQAGPSASDVDAARGAVDVAQTQLVSAQRTLDQLRQTIGANQQSDQSAVDQARANLASAQSRLQSLVTPLATDVESARSAVAAAQASYDAAVQNLSQITSGPKNVDLVSAQTAVDAADAAVRSAQAKLDQLLAGPQDADLVAAQAALREAQNNLTLKVYPYTDADIEAQQQAVLAAQAALQLKLQPSTDTDLEAQRQAVRAAQATLSEKQTPYLPSDIAAARAALAQAQTSLQNALTNLSDATIVAPYDGVIGTVNIAVDENSLSGVTGGGTGTGGSNGGNGITIINPASLVVYAQVDESDISQVEVGQKANVTFDGLPGRRFPGTVTAVSPASTTTQGVVGYQVTIQLQNAQGVRQGMTASAEIVTAERDGVLMVPNRALSPVRAQGGAATGGQAQGGAATGGQAQRPPGQAQRPQGQSGQPTEARTRVQQRQVQVQTPNGIEARTVQIGISNDTNTEVVSGLEEGDVVVLPTTAARAAVPGARPGGAGITTFGPGPVARPGGF; this comes from the coding sequence ATGGAAATCGCTGGCCAGTTACGCAGACATCGGTTGCCACCGGTAGGAACGCTGCTTACGCTTCTGGTGTCCGCGATCATCATCGGTGGTGGCGGCGTCCTCTTATACCGGCGCATCAGCGCACCGCCGCCGCCCGTGGCGCAACAAACCGCGACCGTCTCTCGCGGCACGATTACCGCAACCGTCAACGCCACGGGAAACGTAGCAGCCACCCAGAGCAGCCGACTCACCTTCAAAGCCGACGGAACGGTCAAGGAAGTCAACGTTGCGGTTGGCGATCAGGTTAAGGCCGGCCAGGTGCTCGCGCGGCTGGACACGACGCAGCTCGATCTCGCCGTCCAACAATCCCAGGCGCAGGTGGACTCGGCGCAAGCGAAGCTGGATCAAGAGCTGGCCGGTCCTCGCCCCGAGGACGTCATCATCGCGCAGGCCGAGCTCGCCAGCGCGCAGGCCAAGCTGGCCGGCATGCAGCAGTCCCGACCGGAGGATATCGCCTCCGCCCAGGCCCAGCTCCAGGCCGCTCAGGCGAAGCTTCAGGTGATGCAGGCCGGCAGTCGCCCGGAGGATGTGGACTCGGCGCGCGCCGCTGTCGACGCGGCTCAGGCCAAGCTGGACCAGCTCGTCGGACCGCCGCAGGACGCCGACCTGGTCGCGGCGCAGACCGCGCTCGATAGCGCCAAGGCCAACGCTGCGAGCGCCCGCGCGAAGCTCAATGACCTCACCACCAGCTACCCCGCGCAGCTTGCCCAGGCGCAGAGCGCGGTGCAGACTGCGCAGGCGAACCTCTCCAGCGCCCAGACCAAGCTCGCCGATCTCGTCAATCCAAAGTCCGAGGACGTCGCCGCCGCCCAGAGCGACGTCCAGAGCGCGCAAGCCGCCCTCCAGAGCGCGCTCTCGAAGCAGCAAGCCAACAATGCGGGCGGGACGGCGGTCCAGCTTCTGAACGCGCAGAGCGCGTACCAGCAGGCGCAGAACAATCTCGCCTCTGCGCAGGCCAAGCTCCAGCAAGTCGAGGCCGGCGCGAGCCAGGCGGACCTCACCGCTGCGCAAGCGGCCGTCGCCCAGGCGCAGGTCGCGCTGTATACCGCGACTGCGAAGCGCGATCAGGATCAACAGATCGGCACTGTGCCCCAAGCTCAACGGCAGGCCGACGCAGACGCGGTGACGGCAGCCCAGGCAACGCTGAACAGCGCTCAGGCGAAGCTCACGCAGCTCCAGGCTGGGCCGTCGGCGTCCGACGTCGACGCGGCGCGCGGCGCCGTCGACGTTGCTCAGACCCAGCTCGTGAGCGCCCAGCGTACCCTCGACCAGCTTCGGCAGACCATCGGAGCCAACCAGCAGAGCGACCAGTCCGCGGTCGACCAGGCTCGGGCGAATCTCGCCAGCGCCCAATCACGCCTCCAGAGCCTCGTCACACCGCTCGCCACCGACGTCGAATCCGCGCGTAGCGCGGTGGCGGCGGCACAGGCAAGCTATGACGCGGCGGTTCAGAATCTGAGCCAGATCACCAGTGGACCGAAGAATGTCGACCTGGTGAGCGCGCAGACCGCCGTCGACGCGGCCGACGCGGCCGTGCGCTCGGCGCAGGCGAAGCTGGACCAACTCCTCGCCGGTCCGCAGGACGCGGATCTGGTGGCCGCGCAGGCCGCCTTGCGCGAAGCGCAGAACAATCTGACCCTCAAGGTCTATCCATACACGGACGCCGACATCGAGGCACAGCAGCAGGCGGTCCTGGCTGCCCAGGCAGCGCTTCAGCTCAAACTTCAGCCCTCGACAGACACAGACCTCGAGGCCCAGCGCCAGGCGGTTCGGGCCGCGCAGGCAACCCTTTCCGAGAAGCAGACGCCGTACCTGCCATCCGACATCGCCGCTGCGCGGGCGGCGCTCGCCCAGGCCCAAACGAGCCTCCAGAATGCACTCACGAACCTCAGCGACGCGACGATCGTTGCTCCCTATGACGGCGTGATCGGCACGGTGAACATCGCGGTCGACGAAAACAGCCTGAGCGGCGTCACGGGCGGCGGAACGGGCACCGGCGGATCGAACGGGGGCAACGGAATCACCATCATCAATCCCGCCAGCCTCGTGGTGTACGCGCAGGTCGATGAGTCCGACATCTCCCAGGTTGAAGTCGGGCAGAAGGCGAACGTGACCTTCGACGGCCTGCCGGGCCGCCGGTTCCCCGGCACGGTCACGGCGGTCTCGCCGGCCAGCACGACAACGCAGGGCGTGGTTGGGTACCAGGTGACGATCCAGCTCCAGAACGCTCAGGGCGTGCGCCAGGGAATGACGGCCAGCGCGGAAATCGTGACGGCCGAGCGGGACGGCGTGCTGATGGTCCCGAACCGCGCCCTGTCCCCCGTGCGGGCCCAGGGCGGCGCTGCCACGGGCGGTCAGGCGCAGGGCGGCGCTGCTACGGGCGGTCAGGCGCAGCGCCCCCCGGGGCAGGCTCAACGCCCGCAGGGCCAGAGCGGCCAGCCGACAGAGGCGCGGACCCGCGTTCAGCAGCGTCAGGTCCAGGTCCAAACACCGAACGGTATCGAAGCGCGCACCGTGCAGATCGGGATCTCCAACGATACGAACACCGAGGTGGTCTCCGGGCTCGAAGAGGGAGACGTGGTGGTTCTGCCCACCACGGCGGCGCGCGCGGCCGTCCCCGGCGCCCGACCGGGAGGCGCGGGAATTACCACCTTTGGCCCCGGGCCCGTTGCGAGGCCTGGGGGCTTTTGA
- a CDS encoding DUF3090 family protein, translating into MTEPRVRDLGEVDEIDAEAIGAPGHRTFRLLAEHGDTTLSLWVEKEQLEALAVIIDQQVAGATGRGMEEARTTLTLASRFPGRPSIDFRAGRLAVGYDERNRRLVFTADELEESGPGPLRYQWSASRPQVRALSAKIAEIVAAGRPRCPLCGAPIEGKHVCPAANGHVH; encoded by the coding sequence GTGACCGAGCCACGCGTGCGTGACCTGGGAGAAGTGGACGAGATCGACGCGGAAGCGATCGGCGCGCCCGGCCATCGGACGTTTCGCCTCCTCGCCGAACATGGGGACACAACCCTCTCGCTGTGGGTCGAGAAAGAACAGCTCGAAGCGCTGGCCGTCATCATCGACCAGCAGGTCGCGGGCGCGACCGGCCGCGGGATGGAAGAAGCCCGCACCACCCTCACCCTCGCCAGCCGGTTCCCGGGGCGGCCGTCGATCGACTTTCGGGCAGGCCGTCTCGCAGTGGGCTACGATGAGCGCAACCGACGGCTCGTCTTCACCGCGGACGAGCTGGAAGAGTCGGGACCGGGCCCGCTGCGTTACCAGTGGAGCGCCTCTCGCCCGCAGGTACGAGCCCTCAGCGCCAAGATCGCGGAGATCGTAGCGGCCGGCCGCCCGCGCTGCCCGCTCTGTGGAGCCCCGATAGAAGGGAAGCACGTGTGCCCGGCGGCGAACGGACACGTCCACTAG
- a CDS encoding ABC transporter permease: MAREITAGTRVLPRIEEREVKIVSLKMLIFRRFIRHRMAVIGLCIVAGITIFSYLGPLVTPYAPDQVNLRERFSKPSFVMLPAGGGAPALYNFDAISAQTPERALKFGHPLGTDDLGRDTMTRAMFGGRVSLGIGFFVSITAVVIGATFGAVAGYFGSVWDNILMRINDVNQALPELPILMVISKILPPGFWTMCVILTVLSMLRSSRITRAMTLTLKQQLFSEAARAVGANWSRLIFRHIIPNSLSPLFVSVTLGAGGAIRAETSLSYLGLGIQPPMPSWGNMLSNAQQYFFSAPWLVFFPGICIFLTLFSFNMIGDGLRDAFDPRMTRR, encoded by the coding sequence ATGGCGAGAGAGATAACCGCCGGGACTCGGGTACTTCCACGAATTGAAGAGCGGGAAGTCAAGATCGTTAGCCTGAAGATGCTCATCTTCCGGCGGTTCATCCGTCACCGGATGGCTGTCATCGGGCTCTGTATTGTGGCGGGTATCACGATCTTCTCCTATCTGGGTCCTTTGGTCACGCCGTACGCGCCGGACCAGGTCAACCTCCGGGAACGGTTCAGCAAGCCGAGCTTCGTCATGTTGCCCGCCGGCGGCGGCGCTCCGGCCCTCTACAACTTCGACGCGATAAGCGCCCAAACGCCCGAGCGTGCCCTGAAGTTCGGTCACCCGCTTGGAACCGACGATCTCGGCCGCGACACCATGACCCGCGCGATGTTCGGCGGTCGCGTCTCGCTCGGCATCGGCTTTTTCGTGTCGATCACGGCGGTCGTGATCGGCGCAACCTTCGGCGCCGTGGCCGGGTACTTTGGAAGCGTGTGGGACAACATCCTGATGCGTATCAACGACGTCAATCAGGCGCTTCCAGAGCTGCCCATTCTCATGGTGATCTCGAAGATCCTCCCGCCTGGTTTCTGGACCATGTGCGTGATCCTCACCGTGCTCAGCATGTTACGCAGCTCCCGCATCACGAGAGCCATGACGCTCACGCTGAAGCAGCAGCTCTTCAGCGAGGCTGCGCGCGCTGTGGGAGCGAATTGGTCGCGACTGATCTTCCGCCACATCATTCCCAACTCGCTGTCTCCGCTGTTTGTATCAGTAACCCTCGGCGCGGGCGGCGCGATTCGCGCGGAGACGAGCCTCTCGTATCTGGGACTTGGCATTCAGCCCCCTATGCCCAGCTGGGGCAACATGCTCTCGAACGCCCAGCAGTACTTCTTCAGCGCACCGTGGCTCGTCTTCTTCCCAGGAATCTGCATCTTCCTCACGCTGTTCAGCTTCAATATGATCGGTGACGGTCTCCGCGACGCGTTCGACCCCCGGATGACTCGACGGTAA
- a CDS encoding ABC transporter permease, which yields MLKYIINRVVQMIPILILISVLVFALLTSMPGDPLDQMLEDNPDFTYEDYMRLRQIYGLDDPIYIRYFKWAGQVVQGQLGYSRQYKIPVQQLVGPRLVNTLILSVSALILALVVALILGVVSAVKQYSFVDYAGMAFAFFGFSVPGFWMGLMLIVLFSVNLHWLPPGGIMSSDVQPGFWNQVTDRGKYLIMPMIVTSLTEMASWTRYTRNSLLDVLQLDYLRTARAKGLTEQSVVIKHALKNSLLPLITVIGSSFARFFAGATITETVFSYPGMGKLLFDSVMGNDFVVSMAILMVLAFMVLWGNLIADILYGVVDPRIRYD from the coding sequence GTGCTGAAGTACATCATCAATCGCGTCGTCCAGATGATCCCGATCCTCATCCTCATCTCTGTGCTGGTGTTCGCGCTGCTGACGTCCATGCCGGGCGATCCTCTCGACCAGATGCTCGAGGACAACCCCGACTTCACCTACGAAGACTACATGCGGCTCCGGCAGATTTACGGGCTGGACGACCCGATCTACATTCGGTACTTCAAGTGGGCCGGACAGGTTGTTCAGGGGCAGCTGGGCTACTCGCGCCAGTACAAAATCCCGGTCCAGCAGCTCGTCGGGCCCCGCCTCGTCAACACGCTGATTCTGTCGGTCTCGGCGCTAATCCTGGCGCTCGTCGTCGCGCTGATTCTGGGCGTTGTCTCCGCCGTGAAGCAATACTCGTTCGTCGACTACGCAGGGATGGCGTTCGCCTTCTTCGGGTTCTCTGTGCCCGGCTTCTGGATGGGCCTTATGCTCATTGTGCTCTTCAGCGTCAACCTCCACTGGTTACCTCCGGGCGGCATCATGAGCAGCGACGTGCAGCCCGGATTCTGGAATCAGGTCACGGACCGCGGGAAATACCTCATCATGCCGATGATCGTGACCTCGTTGACAGAGATGGCGTCGTGGACCCGGTACACGCGAAACAGTTTGCTGGACGTGCTCCAGCTCGATTATCTGCGCACGGCCCGCGCCAAGGGGTTGACCGAGCAGTCGGTCGTGATCAAGCATGCACTGAAGAACTCACTGCTTCCATTGATCACGGTCATCGGCTCATCCTTCGCGCGGTTCTTCGCGGGTGCGACCATCACGGAAACGGTGTTCAGCTATCCGGGTATGGGCAAGCTGCTCTTCGACTCGGTCATGGGCAACGATTTCGTGGTCTCGATGGCGATCCTCATGGTGCTGGCGTTCATGGTGCTCTGGGGGAACTTGATCGCGGACATCTTGTACGGAGTCGTCGATCCTCGAATCCGGTACGACTGA
- the glyA gene encoding serine hydroxymethyltransferase encodes MAEVDPELAAILRDEEERQRNTLALIASENYASVAVRQAAGSILTNKYSEGYPGKRYYAGNHWIDAAEALAIERAKQLFGAEHANVQPHAGSQANMAAYFATLNMGDTVLAMELAQGGHLTHGAGFNFSGKLYRFVHYGVRRDTETLDYDEIEAIARREQPKLIVAGATAYPRIIDFARFRQIADAVGARLMVDMAHIAGLVAAGMHPSPVPYADVVTFTTHKTLRGPRGGAILCRQELARKVDTAVFPGLQGGPLDHAVAAKAVAFREALQPEYRTYQAQVVANCRALADGMARQGARIVSGGTDNHLFLLDLTPLGLDGQQGSDRAEAAGLIVNKNLIPFDPLPSTRASGLRIGTACATTRGLGESEMDTAAGFLYRALTASDDDTLRAISAEVRALLDDFPAPFLQPLEPVGA; translated from the coding sequence CTGGCGGAGGTGGACCCAGAGCTCGCCGCGATCCTCCGTGACGAGGAGGAGCGGCAGCGAAATACGCTGGCGCTGATCGCGAGTGAGAACTACGCGTCGGTGGCGGTGCGCCAGGCCGCGGGCTCGATCCTCACCAATAAGTATTCCGAAGGCTATCCCGGCAAGCGCTACTACGCGGGCAATCACTGGATCGACGCCGCCGAGGCGCTGGCCATCGAGCGCGCCAAACAGCTCTTTGGCGCAGAGCACGCCAACGTCCAGCCGCACGCCGGCTCCCAGGCCAACATGGCCGCGTATTTTGCGACCCTCAATATGGGGGACACGGTCCTCGCCATGGAGCTGGCGCAGGGTGGCCACCTCACCCACGGCGCCGGCTTCAACTTCTCCGGCAAGCTCTACCGATTCGTCCACTACGGGGTCCGCCGCGATACGGAGACTCTCGACTACGACGAGATCGAGGCGATCGCGCGCCGCGAGCAGCCGAAGCTGATCGTGGCAGGGGCGACCGCGTATCCGCGCATTATCGATTTCGCTCGCTTCCGCCAGATCGCGGACGCTGTCGGCGCGCGTCTCATGGTGGACATGGCGCACATCGCCGGGCTCGTGGCAGCGGGCATGCATCCCAGTCCTGTGCCCTACGCCGATGTTGTAACCTTCACGACCCACAAGACACTGCGCGGCCCCCGCGGGGGCGCCATTCTGTGTCGCCAGGAGCTTGCCCGGAAGGTCGACACCGCGGTCTTTCCGGGCCTCCAGGGCGGCCCGCTGGACCACGCGGTCGCCGCCAAGGCGGTCGCCTTTCGCGAAGCGCTCCAGCCCGAGTACCGTACCTACCAGGCCCAGGTCGTCGCCAACTGTCGTGCCCTCGCGGACGGAATGGCGCGTCAGGGGGCTCGAATCGTTTCGGGCGGCACGGACAATCATCTCTTTCTCCTGGACCTCACGCCGCTGGGTCTCGACGGACAACAGGGGTCCGATCGAGCAGAGGCGGCGGGCCTCATCGTGAACAAGAACTTGATTCCGTTCGATCCCCTGCCCTCTACGCGCGCGAGCGGACTCCGCATCGGGACCGCGTGCGCGACGACCCGAGGACTCGGTGAATCGGAGATGGACACGGCCGCCGGTTTCCTCTACCGCGCGCTCACGGCTTCCGACGACGATACGCTCCGAGCCATTTCAGCGGAAGTGCGCGCGCTGCTCGACGACTTCCCGGCTCCGTTCCTGCAGCCCCTGGAGCCGGTCGGCGCCTGA
- a CDS encoding DUF420 domain-containing protein, producing MPSWLPAANTALIVISGLCLAVGYAFVRRRNIRAHHRSMITAAVFAALFVVVYVVRAAIGGPKPFLGPPLWHAVYIAILVPHTLLAIAVAPLAFVTLRRALRGDVPAHRRIARVTLPVWGFVALSGWVVYVLLYVVEWR from the coding sequence GTGCCCTCGTGGCTTCCCGCGGCGAACACCGCGCTCATCGTCATCAGCGGGCTCTGCCTCGCCGTCGGCTACGCGTTCGTTCGGCGCCGCAACATTCGCGCGCACCATCGGAGCATGATCACCGCGGCTGTGTTCGCTGCCCTCTTCGTCGTCGTCTACGTCGTGCGCGCCGCGATCGGCGGTCCGAAGCCTTTCCTCGGTCCGCCGCTGTGGCACGCCGTCTACATCGCGATTCTCGTTCCCCACACGCTGCTCGCGATCGCGGTGGCGCCGCTTGCGTTCGTCACGCTCCGCCGTGCGCTTCGGGGCGATGTGCCCGCGCATCGGCGCATCGCTCGCGTCACGCTTCCCGTCTGGGGCTTTGTAGCCCTGAGCGGCTGGGTCGTGTACGTGCTGCTCTACGTGGTGGAGTGGCGTTAG
- a CDS encoding heme o synthase, with product MKGTSAAFRTVAYLAVLSTYLLIVMGAVVRASGSGLGCPDWPLCYGQVVPPGHIPSVIEYSHRVLGAITSCFIVASIVLWLRASGFAGRVAAAGIAIGLLLAAQIALGAVTVMMELPPLVVMAHLGLAMALLGALVAVAVRATPVQADPTTVEAQDDGSATLGRFRRLATSGVIAVYALILAGGYVRASGATWGCLGFPTCNGALLPFGANPATDIQLVHRFLAYAVSAHLIVVAARAWRMLPHHRAISWTAGVVVAWLVTQIAIGATMVSTGVPPVAQVLHVAGAAGLWLSVVALAVISYRISAHGVAPDGRAGAHRAPTDHASSRRSTFAAYLNLTKPRIIVLLLATTLAAMILAANGLPPLHTVLLTMLGGAFGAGAANAVNCCIDRDIDAVMKRTSSRAIPAGRVDPPAALRFGVGLAAMSFGILAVGVNLLAASLTIAAFGFYVLVYTRWLKRSTVHNIVIGGAAGAVPPVVGWAAVTGNVSLLAIYLFAIIFFWTPPHFWALALLIKRDYAEAGVPMLPVVRGDAETRRQILLYTALLALLTVSVVAFGLLGPIYLAGAIVLGGLFVALAVQLSRQASDVAARRLFRYSLLYLPALFSVMIVDRLL from the coding sequence ATGAAGGGGACGTCGGCCGCATTTCGCACGGTCGCCTATCTGGCGGTCCTGTCGACCTACCTTCTCATCGTGATGGGGGCCGTCGTTCGCGCCAGTGGGTCGGGCTTGGGATGTCCCGATTGGCCCCTCTGCTACGGCCAGGTCGTTCCGCCGGGGCACATCCCGTCGGTGATCGAATACAGCCATCGAGTGCTGGGGGCGATCACATCGTGCTTCATCGTCGCGTCGATCGTGCTCTGGCTCAGGGCATCGGGCTTCGCGGGACGCGTCGCGGCAGCCGGTATCGCTATCGGCTTGCTGTTGGCGGCGCAGATCGCCCTTGGCGCGGTAACTGTCATGATGGAGCTTCCCCCACTCGTCGTGATGGCGCACCTGGGACTCGCCATGGCGCTTCTGGGCGCGCTCGTCGCCGTCGCCGTCCGCGCCACGCCCGTGCAGGCCGACCCCACGACGGTTGAGGCGCAGGACGATGGGTCCGCCACGCTCGGCCGATTCCGCCGACTGGCGACCTCCGGCGTCATCGCCGTGTACGCCCTGATCCTCGCAGGCGGGTACGTCCGGGCCAGCGGAGCCACGTGGGGATGCCTAGGTTTCCCCACGTGCAACGGAGCGCTCCTTCCCTTTGGCGCGAACCCCGCCACGGACATCCAGCTCGTCCACCGCTTTTTGGCTTACGCGGTCTCGGCCCATCTGATCGTCGTGGCAGCCCGCGCCTGGCGGATGCTGCCTCACCACCGCGCCATCTCGTGGACAGCCGGCGTCGTCGTGGCATGGCTCGTGACCCAGATCGCGATCGGCGCGACGATGGTCTCGACCGGCGTGCCACCCGTCGCCCAGGTTCTCCACGTGGCGGGGGCCGCGGGGCTCTGGCTGTCGGTTGTCGCGCTTGCCGTCATCAGCTACCGGATTTCGGCTCATGGCGTCGCGCCGGACGGACGCGCGGGCGCTCATCGGGCGCCTACGGACCACGCCTCGTCGCGCCGATCAACCTTCGCCGCCTACCTCAACCTCACGAAGCCTCGTATCATCGTGCTCCTTCTCGCCACGACCCTGGCCGCGATGATCCTCGCCGCGAACGGTCTTCCCCCGCTGCACACCGTGTTGCTGACGATGCTGGGCGGCGCATTCGGCGCCGGCGCCGCGAACGCCGTGAACTGCTGTATCGATCGCGATATCGACGCCGTTATGAAACGGACCTCTTCGCGCGCGATCCCGGCCGGCCGGGTCGACCCGCCCGCGGCGTTGCGCTTCGGCGTCGGGCTGGCCGCGATGTCGTTTGGGATCCTGGCGGTGGGGGTGAATCTCCTGGCCGCGTCGCTCACCATCGCGGCGTTCGGCTTCTACGTGCTCGTGTATACCCGGTGGCTCAAGCGCTCCACGGTGCACAATATCGTCATCGGCGGGGCCGCAGGCGCGGTGCCACCGGTGGTCGGGTGGGCGGCCGTCACCGGGAACGTGAGCCTCCTGGCGATCTACCTCTTCGCCATCATTTTCTTTTGGACGCCGCCGCACTTCTGGGCTCTCGCCCTTCTGATCAAGCGCGACTACGCGGAGGCTGGTGTTCCGATGCTGCCCGTCGTCCGCGGCGACGCGGAGACACGTCGCCAGATCCTGCTCTACACGGCGCTGCTTGCGCTTCTCACCGTCAGCGTCGTCGCATTCGGGCTGCTCGGACCGATCTACCTGGCGGGCGCAATTGTTCTCGGCGGCCTGTTCGTCGCGCTCGCGGTCCAACTGTCGCGCCAGGCGTCGGACGTCGCCGCTCGGCGCCTCTTTCGCTATTCGCTGCTGTACCTGCCAGCGCTTTTCAGCGTGATGATCGTCGACCGGTTGCTCTAG
- the coxB gene encoding cytochrome c oxidase subunit II, with product MSLRRSPYLRVVAFGSAFVALLSIAGCTQLANPQAPQSTVIPASNYGAMITQLYVLIFWMAAAVFVGVEGFLVYAVIRFRRRRANEFPSQVHGNTTLEVAWTLIPAVVLLVIAVPTISTIFASDVVPPKVNQHIQVIGHQWWWEFRYPDLNVVTANELHLPVGQTVVFDLKTVDVIHSFWIPRMGGKMDVIPNRENRLIFTPDEIGEFYGQCVEFCGFQHANMRLRLFVESEDDFNRWAKTQAQDVSDPIGASATHGAQVFQQRGCPACHTIRGTQAQGVIGPDLTHVGARKTIAAGTLDNTAENMARWISDTQSIKPGNKMVVVPPTGQDLTDVVNYLQGLK from the coding sequence ATGAGTCTGCGCCGTTCGCCGTACCTGCGGGTTGTTGCATTCGGCAGCGCGTTCGTCGCGTTGCTCTCGATTGCAGGCTGCACCCAGCTCGCCAATCCCCAAGCCCCTCAATCCACGGTGATCCCGGCGTCGAACTATGGCGCCATGATCACGCAGCTTTACGTCTTGATCTTCTGGATGGCTGCCGCCGTGTTCGTCGGCGTCGAGGGCTTTCTCGTATACGCGGTCATCCGGTTCCGCCGCCGCAGGGCGAATGAGTTCCCATCACAGGTCCATGGCAACACCACGCTCGAGGTGGCATGGACGCTGATTCCCGCGGTCGTCCTTCTGGTTATCGCTGTTCCGACCATCAGCACCATCTTCGCGTCGGACGTCGTGCCGCCGAAGGTGAACCAGCACATCCAGGTCATCGGGCATCAGTGGTGGTGGGAGTTCCGGTACCCAGACCTCAACGTGGTGACGGCCAATGAGCTGCACCTGCCAGTCGGCCAGACTGTCGTCTTCGATCTCAAGACCGTGGACGTGATCCACAGCTTCTGGATCCCCCGCATGGGCGGGAAGATGGACGTGATCCCCAATCGCGAAAATCGCCTCATCTTCACGCCGGACGAGATCGGTGAGTTCTACGGTCAGTGCGTCGAGTTCTGCGGATTTCAACACGCGAACATGCGACTGCGCCTCTTCGTCGAGTCGGAGGATGACTTCAATCGTTGGGCGAAGACGCAGGCGCAAGACGTCAGCGATCCGATCGGCGCATCGGCCACGCACGGGGCCCAGGTGTTCCAGCAGCGCGGATGCCCGGCGTGCCATACAATTAGGGGCACGCAAGCACAGGGCGTCATCGGCCCCGATTTGACGCACGTCGGCGCACGCAAGACGATTGCGGCCGGCACTCTGGACAACACCGCCGAGAACATGGCTCGGTGGATCAGCGATACGCAGAGCATCAAGCCGGGCAACAAAATGGTGGTCGTCCCCCCAACTGGGCAGGACCTGACCGACGTGGTGAATTACCTCCAGGGGCTCAAATAG